The Streptomyces nigra genome includes the window AAGCCGTACGGCTTGACGAGGTAGTCGTCGGCGCCGGCCTGGAGGCCGAGGACGCGGTCCAGTTCCGTGCCCCATCCGGTCACGGCGATGAGCGGTACGTCGCTGAGCGCGCGGATGGAGCGGCACACCTCCAGGCCGTCCACGTCGGGCAGTTCGAGGTCGAGCAGGACGATGTCCGAGAGTTGGTACGACTGCAGGGCCGCGTTCCCCGTGGCGACCCCTTCGACATGGTGACCGTGCCGCCGGAGTCCGGCGGCCAGCGCCTCCCTGTCGCCGGTGTTGTTCTCGACGACCAGGACCCGCCAATTGGTCGTGGACTTGCGGATCTGGGCCGGGACGGGCTGTCGGATCTCCAGAGTGCTGCTCGTGGCGCGTTGACTCACTGCTCTCCCCCTGAACACGTAGTTCCCGCTCGAGCACTTCGCTGGACGAGCCTAAAAACGTACCTCTCGGTTTGTCAAAAAAAGACTAGGTAAACTTACTATCTGTCACAACGAATGCGGCTTTCGCCGGAGTTGGCGCGACATGAAGGATCAATTCCGCTGCGCAGCGTCATCGCCTTAGTGATCTTCACTTCGCTTCGCGAGTAAATTTCGACCGTGAACCAAGAGTGAACAGCCACTGACGGCGGCTGCGGTTTGTTCTTGCGGCTCCTGACCGCCGGCGCAGGAGCGCAGGTAGAGGCGGAAGGCGGTGATGCCGCACGTGTTCCGCTCCATCGAACGCGGTGGTATACCGTCCAGAACGTTCTCGGTCGGCTGATTCCCTGCTTCCACTTCGCCCTCACCCTGGTCCTGAGGTGGGAAAGTGTGATCTTCTGGGCAGTACTGACGGAGTGTCGACAACGTTGAGGGCCGCCGACCACATCGACGCTCCCCTGGGGTGGGCACTCGCGCCTCGCTAAACAGACCTTCAAGTCCGTTTCGGGACGGGCGGGATGAGAGGATGCACGCAGGTGGGACTACAACAGGAGAGGGCGATCCGCACCCGGCGGCTGATGCTCAAGTCGGCGGCCGAGGTCTTCGACCGTGAGGACTACGCCTCGGCCAGACTCTCCGACATCAGCGCGCGGGCCAACATGAGCACCGGCGCGCTGCACTTCCACTTCGCGAACAAGGAGGAGCTGGCACAGGCCGTCGTGAGCGAGGCCCGCGGCACCCTCTGGCTCGCGGCCCGCAGCGCGTACGAGCGCACCCCCGAGCCGCTCCAGGCGCTCACCGACGTCTCCCACACACTCAGCCAGCTGCTGTCCTGGGACGTCGTGTCGCGGGCCGGGCTGCGGCTGGACAACGACCGGTCCCGGCGCGGGCGGGAGCGGTTCCTGCACGGCTGGCACGCGGCCGTACGGCGGCTGCTCGAACGGGCGCAGCAGGACGGCAGCCTGGCGAAGCAGGTCCACCTCCAGGCGGTGACCTGCGCGATCGTCGCCGCGACGACGGGGATAGGGGTGCTGATCAAGGGGGGTGAGGTGGAGCGGACGCGGCTCGCCTTCACCGGGTTCTGGCAGGGCTTCCTGCCGGGGCTCGCCGTACCTGAGCTGCTCGGCCGGCTGAACCCCGGCGGGACCGACGAGGTGGTGGAGTACGCGGTGGCCGCCTCCCGCTACCTGCCCTTCGCCCCGGACGAGACCGTGGGCCCGGAGCGGACGGCTTCCGGCGTGGGCTGAGCCCGGCCGGGCCCCCGCTCCGGGGCGGGCTCCGTATTCCGGTACCGGTCCGCGTACCGGTCGAGGCCCTCGGCGAACTCCGGCCCGGGGGAACAGCCGAGGACGTCCCAGACCGGCGTGCCGTCGAACCAGTGGTCCACGGCGAGCAGGTCGAGATGGTGCCGGGCCACCGGATGCCCGCGCAGCCGGGCGCGTGCCTCGTCGAGGGGCAGCGTGGGGAGGGCCCCCGGAATTAGACCGTACGTTTCGGCGACCGCGGCGATCAGCTCCTCGCCCCGTACCGGCCGGGGATGGGCGACGAACCGGACACCGCCCACACGTTCCAACGGGGTGAGCGCGGCCGAAAGCAGTGCCCTCCCCAGGGCCGCGGCGTCGACCGCCGACTGCCGTCCGAGCGGCCCTTCGGGCAGGGCGCCGAGCGTCCGCAGCAGCGTCAGCACACCGGGCACCACCCAGCGGTCGCCCGCGCCGTACACGAGGTGGGGCCGCAGGACCGTGCCGCCCGCCGCGCGCACATGGGCCTCGGCCGCCGCCCGCGTCCGGCTGGTGTCCGACCCGGGCGCGACCGGGAGCCCGTCCGGCCGGGCCCGGCGGAAGGGCCCTCGGCCGTGCACCGCCGCAGTGCTCAGACACACGAACCGGCCGACGCCGGCCCGCCGTGCCTCCTCGACCAGGGCCCGGGTGCCGAGGTCGTTGGTGCGCCGCAGCGCCTCGGGGTCGCCGCCGACGCGGGACGCGCAGTGCACGACGGCGTCGACGCCGTCGCAGACACCCGTGAGCGAGGCGGGTTCGGTGAGGTCGCCGCGTACGTACGTGACCGGGAGGCCGGCCGCCGGGCCGGGGCCGGGCGGTGGGACCGTGCGGACCAGCAGCCGCAGCCGTACGCCCCCCGCGGCGCCGGCCGCGGCGACCACATGGCCGCCGACGAACCCACCGGACCCGGTCACCAGAAGGTGCCGGGTCACCCGTCGTCCCGTACGGCGGCGGAGAGCGTCGCGGTGAACACGGGCTCCTCCCGCTGCAGGCCCCGCACCCGGACCACCGCGCCGAGCTCGGGGTCGGTCTCGTGGCCGGCCAGGATCCAGCAGGGGTCGGCCAGTTCGCAGTACTTGTGGAAGGCGACCCGCATCGAGGCCGGGTGGAAGTCGTGCCCGGGGGTCAGCGCGGTGGCCGCCTGCCGGGCGGCCTCCAGCAGCACCATGCCGGGGACGTGGTCGTTGGGGCGGGCGAAGAGCGTCGGGTGCGCGACGTTCAGCCGCAGCCGCCAGCCGGGGCGGTGCTTGGAAGGCGCGAGGACGACGTCGGCGGGGTCGGTGCGGCCGGTCTCGTGGGCGGGGACGGCGGGCAGCAGCGGCACCGAGCGGCCGTCGGCGCCCATGCTCGCGCCGCGCAGCCTGCGGTAGACCCGGGCGGAGGTGCAGTACAGGACGCCCATGCTGGTGGCGAGCACCCGGCCGAGCCGCTGGAAGCGCAGGTCGACCCGCATCCCGACCAGGCGTCCGGCGCGCAGCTGGACGTCGGAGCACTCGACGACCACGTCGATCGGGCCGGACGCGGCGAGCACGGTGAACTCGGGGGTCAGCAGACGATAGCCGAGCTCCTGCATCACGAACTGGTCGCCGACGGGGACGCCGTACTCGGCGTGCGCCAGCATCATCGTGGCCTGCCGGGTGGTCTCGGCGACCAGCATCGGGTCCTGCCGTCCGCCGGGCAGCGGCGCGAAGAAGCGGTGCGCGGCGGGCCAGTCGACGCTGACGAGATAGCGGTGCTCGGACAGCCGCAGCCAGTCGACCGGGAAGCGGTCGGCGGGGTCGAGGCGGTGGCAGAACTCCCCGGTGGCCCGTCCATCGGCAATCAGAACCGGGGAGTCGGTCTGGTATGCGAGGCGAACGAGGGTCTGTTCGGAGCGGTTCGCCGGGGTGGGCTCGGCGTGCGGGCGGCCCGGACGGGCCGTCGAGGCCACCGAGGCGGTGTCGGATCGTTCCTGCGCCGGGTTCAGATGCGGACGGGACCCGACGAACCTGTCGACTACGGATATAGCGGGATCAGCCATGGAGTGCCCCCTGAGTCGAGTGATGCGGGAATAGTTCCCCTCTCGACAAAAGACTGGCAGTCCGGTTCTCTTTGCGGGGGAACCTGACCAAGCTCTGACATAGAAACAGGCACGGGGGCATGGCACGTCAAGCGCGAGCGATCCAGACCCGCACGTCGATCCTGCTGGCCGCGGCGGAGGTGTTCGACGAGCGCGGCTACAGCACGGCGACCATCACGGAGATCATCGCGCGGGCCGGCGTGACGAAGGGGGCGCTGTACTTCCACTTCTCGTCCAAGGAGGACCTGGCCCTCGGGGTGATAGCGGCGCAGCTGGAGCTGGGGCCGCTGCCCGCGCAGCGCACGAAGCTGCAGGAACTCACCGACCAGGGGCTGCTGTTCGCCCATCAGCTGCAGCACGATCCGCTCACCCGGGCCAGTGTCGGGCTCGCCATGGACCAGTGGAGCGAGAGCGGGGAGAACGGGGAGGGCGGCAACCCGTTCCACGGCCGCCCGTTCCAGGAGTGGGCGGACCGGCTGACCGAGCTGCTCGTCGAGGCGCGCAAGCGCGGTGAGCTGCTGCCGCACGTGGATCCGGCGGAGACGGCGGAGCTGCTGTCCGGGGCCTTCACCGGCATCCAGTGGACGTCGCAGGTGCTGTGCCAGCGCCGGGATCTGACGCGCCGGGTCATCGCGATGTTCCGGCATCTGCTGCCGAGCGTGGCGATGCCGCAGATCCTGCCGACGCTGGAGCTCACCCCGGAGCGGGCCGTCGCCCTCCTCGCCTCGCGCGACGCCGCGCTGGAGGCGGAGGAGGCCGAGGACGGCGAGGGCGACGCCGCCTAAGGGCTGTCCGACAGGGCCTGGCGGCCGGTGCGGGCGGCGTCCTCCAGCCGGTAGCCGACGCCGCGCACCGTGGTGATCCAGCCCTCGCCGAGCTTGGCGCGCAACGCGCTGACATGGGTGTCCACGGTCCGGGTGGAGATGGCCCACTCGTCCGCCCAGACCCCTGCGATCAGATTCCGGCGGGAGACCACGGTCTCCGGCGCGGAGGCGAGCAGCAGCAGGATGTCGAACTCCTTGCGGGTCAGCTCCAGCGGCCGCTCCCCCAGCCAGGCCTCGCGGGTGCCGGGGTCCAGCCGCAGCGCCCCGAAGGACACCCCGGCAGGTCCGCCGCCGGTGACGACGCGGCGGGTGACGGCGTCCATCCGGGCGGCCAGTTCCCGGAAGCCGTAGGGCTTGACGAGGCAGTCGTCGGCGCCGGAGCGCAGGCTGAGCACCCGGTCCAGCTCGGAGTCCCGGCCGGTGAAGGTGATCAGCGGTGTGCTGCCGCGCGCCCTGATCTCGGCGCACACCTGCAGACCGTCGAGGTCCGGCAGGTCGAGGTCGAGCAGGACGACCTCGGCCTGCTCCCACGCCCGCAGTCCCGCCCGGCCGGTGCGGGCCCGCCGGACCTGGTGCCCGTTGCGCACCAGGCGGCAGACCAGGGGTTCGGCGGACCCGTCGTCCGGGTCGATCACGAGTACACGCATCTGGACTCCACCGGGGGCCCGTCACGCCCGGGCGGGTCGCCCCGCCCGGCCGGCACCCCCTGCCCTCACTCGCCGGCCGACCGGGTGTGCACCACGCGGTAGGTGTTGGAGTCGCGCCAGGTGGCCAGCGCGTCCACCGCGGCGTCGACCTTCTGCCGCTCCGCCGAGCGCTGAGCGGCCGGCTGCTCGCGGAAGGCGTCGTACGCCTCCTTGCTGTCCCACTGCGAGTAGACGACGACCCACCTGCCCTCGATGTTGCGGCCGCGCAGTCCGCGCAGCACGGTGTGGCTGCGGTACCCGGGGACCTTCTGCAGCCAGTCCTGGGACGCGCCGAGCGTCTCGACCAGGTCGTCCTGGTGCTTCTCGGTGACGCCGTACAGGTCGATGACCGTGTAGTCGTCGCGGTCCGGGGAGATCTCGGTCTCGCCGGCGCCGGGCTTCTGCTGGGTGAAGACCACCTCGTTCTGCAGCAGCCGGATGGCGGTGGTGATCTCGCCGAACAGCGGGAGCGTGCGGTGCTTGAACTCCTCGCCGGCGTACCGGGCCTCGAGGTCCTCGGTGGAGCGCCACTGGATGAAGTTGGCGGTGCCGAACTTGGTCTGGCCGCTGTGCACGGTGCTGGAGCGCCAGCCCTCGTAGGCGGCGGAGTCGACGATTTCCCGCATCGCGGCGAGCAGGCTGTCCTGCTTCTCCGCGGAGTCGGTGGAGAACAGGTTGAGGACGGTCAGGTTCTTACCATCGGCGGCGATCTTCGGCATTCTCTCTTCTCTTCCGGTCGGCAGTGGGTGAAAGGAAGCGGAACTCGAATGGTGATCGGTGCTTCCCGATCAGCATGACAAGGCGTCATCTCCCCGTGAAGGGCGTGCTGTTCAGGACTCCGCGCGGTTTGTCAGGTCTTTCCCAGCAGGGTCAGATCTTCTGCGGCTACGTCAGGTCTTCGACAAGTGCTTTGGGTGCCCGCCGGCCCTCGCGCGATGCTCGGGTGATGAATTCCGTCACTGCGAAAGCCGAAATCGGCGGGCTGCTCGACCGATATCTCATAGGTCTCGACGACGAAAAGCTCGACGACGACTGGGCGCGCGCGCTGTTCACCGACGACGCCCGTGTGGAGTTCCCGATGGCCCGGCACGAGGGCGTCGGCGGACTGGCCGACTGGCACCGCCGTGCGCTGGACGCCTTCGCCGGCACCCAGCACCTCAACTCGCCGGCGGTCGTGGACCTCACCGGCGACGAGCGGGCGGTGCTGCGGGCCAACCTGGTCTCGACGCACGTGCACCACCCGGACACCCCCGGCGATCCGCTGTTCGTCTCCGGCACGCTGGTGCGGGGCGCCGCCCGGCGCACCGGCGCTGGCTGGCGGCTGACGGAGCTGTCGTTCCATCTGGTGTGGTCGACGGGCAGTCCGCCCCGTCCGGCGGGCGCCCGATGAGGGCCCTGGCGGCCGGTGCGCAGGAGGACCAGATCGCCGCGATGCTGCTGGGCATCGGGGTGATCCTGCTGGTCGGGGCCGGTCTGGGCGCGCTCGCCCGCAAGGTGGGCCAGCCGAAGGTGATCGGGGAGATCACGGCCGGCATCGTGCTCGGCCCGAGCCTGCTGGGCCTCTTCCCCGGCAACCTCACGGAGCGGCTTTTCCCGTCCGACGTACGGCCGTTGCTGTCGGCGGTGTCGCAGGTCGGCCTGGTGCTGTTCATGTTCGTGGTGGGCTGGGAGTTCGAACGACGGCTGATCCGGCCGCACGCTCGGCTCGCGGCCGGCGTCTCGCTGTCGTCGATCGTGCTGGCCTTCGGGCTCGGGGTGGCCGCGGCCGTCGTGCTGTACCCGCACCACGACACGGTGGCCGGCAAACACATCTCGTTCCTGGCGTTCGCCACCTTCATGGGCACCGCGATGTCCGTCACCGCGTTCCCCGTGCTGGCCCGGATCCTGGCCGAGAACAAGCTGATGGACACCCGGGTGGGCGCCCTGTCGCTGGCGAGCGCCGCGATCGACGACGTCCTCGCCTGGTGTCTGCTGGCCTATGTCTCGGCGCTGGTCAGCTCGGACGGCGACTACGCGGACCTGGCCCGGATCGGCGCGCTGAGCGTGGTGTACGTGGCGGTGATGCTCGTCGTCGTACGGCCGCTGATCTCGCGGCTGGTGTGGCGGTGGGCGGCCATGGAGCGCTGGCCGGCGCTGCTCGCGGTGCTGTGCGCG containing:
- a CDS encoding response regulator transcription factor, which gives rise to MEIRQPVPAQIRKSTTNWRVLVVENNTGDREALAAGLRRHGHHVEGVATGNAALQSYQLSDIVLLDLELPDVDGLEVCRSIRALSDVPLIAVTGWGTELDRVLGLQAGADDYLVKPYGFRELMARMDAVMRRSRPQIQAEQVVLRGPLRIDAASREVSLHGRVVELTRKEFDLLHLLASHPETVISRKRIMQQVWGGSWSRRTVDTHVSSLRGKLGGSDWIVTVRGVGFRFGSG
- a CDS encoding ScbR family autoregulator-binding transcription factor, giving the protein MGLQQERAIRTRRLMLKSAAEVFDREDYASARLSDISARANMSTGALHFHFANKEELAQAVVSEARGTLWLAARSAYERTPEPLQALTDVSHTLSQLLSWDVVSRAGLRLDNDRSRRGRERFLHGWHAAVRRLLERAQQDGSLAKQVHLQAVTCAIVAATTGIGVLIKGGEVERTRLAFTGFWQGFLPGLAVPELLGRLNPGGTDEVVEYAVAASRYLPFAPDETVGPERTASGVG
- a CDS encoding NAD-dependent epimerase/dehydratase family protein; protein product: MTRHLLVTGSGGFVGGHVVAAAGAAGGVRLRLLVRTVPPPGPGPAAGLPVTYVRGDLTEPASLTGVCDGVDAVVHCASRVGGDPEALRRTNDLGTRALVEEARRAGVGRFVCLSTAAVHGRGPFRRARPDGLPVAPGSDTSRTRAAAEAHVRAAGGTVLRPHLVYGAGDRWVVPGVLTLLRTLGALPEGPLGRQSAVDAAALGRALLSAALTPLERVGGVRFVAHPRPVRGEELIAAVAETYGLIPGALPTLPLDEARARLRGHPVARHHLDLLAVDHWFDGTPVWDVLGCSPGPEFAEGLDRYADRYRNTEPAPERGPGRAQPTPEAVRSGPTVSSGAKGR
- a CDS encoding ScbA/BarX family gamma-butyrolactone biosynthesis protein; the protein is MADPAISVVDRFVGSRPHLNPAQERSDTASVASTARPGRPHAEPTPANRSEQTLVRLAYQTDSPVLIADGRATGEFCHRLDPADRFPVDWLRLSEHRYLVSVDWPAAHRFFAPLPGGRQDPMLVAETTRQATMMLAHAEYGVPVGDQFVMQELGYRLLTPEFTVLAASGPIDVVVECSDVQLRAGRLVGMRVDLRFQRLGRVLATSMGVLYCTSARVYRRLRGASMGADGRSVPLLPAVPAHETGRTDPADVVLAPSKHRPGWRLRLNVAHPTLFARPNDHVPGMVLLEAARQAATALTPGHDFHPASMRVAFHKYCELADPCWILAGHETDPELGAVVRVRGLQREEPVFTATLSAAVRDDG
- a CDS encoding ScbR family autoregulator-binding transcription factor, with the translated sequence MARQARAIQTRTSILLAAAEVFDERGYSTATITEIIARAGVTKGALYFHFSSKEDLALGVIAAQLELGPLPAQRTKLQELTDQGLLFAHQLQHDPLTRASVGLAMDQWSESGENGEGGNPFHGRPFQEWADRLTELLVEARKRGELLPHVDPAETAELLSGAFTGIQWTSQVLCQRRDLTRRVIAMFRHLLPSVAMPQILPTLELTPERAVALLASRDAALEAEEAEDGEGDAA
- a CDS encoding response regulator transcription factor — encoded protein: MRVLVIDPDDGSAEPLVCRLVRNGHQVRRARTGRAGLRAWEQAEVVLLDLDLPDLDGLQVCAEIRARGSTPLITFTGRDSELDRVLSLRSGADDCLVKPYGFRELAARMDAVTRRVVTGGGPAGVSFGALRLDPGTREAWLGERPLELTRKEFDILLLLASAPETVVSRRNLIAGVWADEWAISTRTVDTHVSALRAKLGEGWITTVRGVGYRLEDAARTGRQALSDSP
- a CDS encoding antibiotic biosynthesis monooxygenase family protein, with amino-acid sequence MPKIAADGKNLTVLNLFSTDSAEKQDSLLAAMREIVDSAAYEGWRSSTVHSGQTKFGTANFIQWRSTEDLEARYAGEEFKHRTLPLFGEITTAIRLLQNEVVFTQQKPGAGETEISPDRDDYTVIDLYGVTEKHQDDLVETLGASQDWLQKVPGYRSHTVLRGLRGRNIEGRWVVVYSQWDSKEAYDAFREQPAAQRSAERQKVDAAVDALATWRDSNTYRVVHTRSAGE
- a CDS encoding nuclear transport factor 2 family protein; this encodes MNSVTAKAEIGGLLDRYLIGLDDEKLDDDWARALFTDDARVEFPMARHEGVGGLADWHRRALDAFAGTQHLNSPAVVDLTGDERAVLRANLVSTHVHHPDTPGDPLFVSGTLVRGAARRTGAGWRLTELSFHLVWSTGSPPRPAGAR
- a CDS encoding cation:proton antiporter, with amino-acid sequence MRALAAGAQEDQIAAMLLGIGVILLVGAGLGALARKVGQPKVIGEITAGIVLGPSLLGLFPGNLTERLFPSDVRPLLSAVSQVGLVLFMFVVGWEFERRLIRPHARLAAGVSLSSIVLAFGLGVAAAVVLYPHHDTVAGKHISFLAFATFMGTAMSVTAFPVLARILAENKLMDTRVGALSLASAAIDDVLAWCLLAYVSALVSSDGDYADLARIGALSVVYVAVMLVVVRPLISRLVWRWAAMERWPALLAVLCAGVFASSWLTSWIGIHQIFGAFLFGFVMPREPRRVLAAHLRRPLDDVSVILLPVFFIVTGLGVDLGALTAADCLALALVVAVACAGKLLGAIAPARLSGLSWREAKDLGVLMNTRGLTELIILNAAVSLGVLDGRMFTMLVIMALVTTAMAAPLLSRREHLTAGALPTTRTPVADATAPRT